TCTTATACACaaagcttattaccacaaaacacagatgatgtttgaattttggtggtgtcacttttatgTTTCTAgatttatgcccctttacaaatgtaaaaaaagttctgtacccaagataatttttaattgatttactGTTTTATGATTACATATTATGaaactatatttattttacaggCCAACTTTTTATCTTTACATGATTCATTGATGTTTGTGTCTACACTTGATGGTACGTTGCATGCTGTCAGTAAAACAACAGGAAAAACACAGTGGACATTACAAGAAGGTATAATGTATATTGATActgtatagcaggttattttcgcAAGGTGTCAATTTTTGCTCATTTTTGCGGAGAgaacaaaattgccaaaataaatGCAGCCATATTATAAGTGTTCATGCataggtattgataaaagttttaaatccatcaaaataataaccgctaaaatattttgtatacctcATTCAATGAAAATCGTGAATTTTACATCCGCGAAAATAACCAGCTATAGGGTATAAGATATTTAGAAAAAAGCTGTCTTGTCTGGTTACCAACTAATGGTCTTCTTGTAGTGTAGGAATATCTAGGCATTTTAAACCTCAATTCAAAGGTCATGTCTCTTTAATTTGATTTCTCTGTTCCCAATGATAACCTTTGTCAAAATGTTTTAATGTATACAATGTGACATGTAACATATGTTACAATAGTGGGATTTACCTTGGGTCTGATTTTCACTTCATTCACAAAGGTTTGACAAAACATTTGTAACACATGTTACAATGTAAGGTTCTAAAACATGTCTGATTTTACTTCATTTACAATCAAGACATTAAAACTTGTAAATCTACCAAAACATGTAGTGATTTAGCTATTTTTTTTGTTCTGTaatatgtttatgtttttattaaggaAATCATGTTAAATTTACTATGCATAATAATGATATTCTGgagtattttttgaaaaaaaagaccaaattattttctgtaaatcttttaaatatttcctTCACTAATATATGAAATTCTTTCCATGATACAAATTTGTAGGAAAAATCTTTCTAAAGATTGAGGGACACACAGAGATCaaaaatttgttaatttatgttttattattatgGTTTTATATTTTGCAGAACCAGTTATAAAGGTGCCAGTTGAGGTCACAGCAGGGTAAGTGAAATCAGTCAAAACTGCTTAAATTTGTAAGCTTCTTTAGATTTGCATCACTTAATTACATTCAATGTAATTGAATATCAGACATAATTAAAATTTTCCTCCTTAACATAAGGTCAAATAGCTCACGGCTTGTCTTACTGTCTTTTTGTTGTAAATTATATACACTCAAACTTGCTCTTCAACCTTATTGGTGTATCTTATTATCTTATACTTCTAAAAGTTTTcctaactatatatatatatatatatatatatatacagaatttatcatattttgaagaattggtaaagacatttttttgtgaatttcataGTAACAGCGGGTTGTCTTTCAAGAAGTCTTAATCATTTCATATGTTAGGCTTCTCAAACAGTTGTTGacatctttctttctttttttgcatgTAACATTTCTATAATGATTGTATAGAGAACAATTTTAATATTACTGTTTATAATCATATTTAAGGAAACTTAGTTTCTTACCTGACCCCAAAGATGGAAGTTTGTATGCATTAGGAGATGGCATGAATGGGATAAAGAAGTTACCTTTTACAATACCACAGCTTGTTTCAGCATCACCTTGTAAAAGTAACGAAGGAATCTTATATACAGGTATTCAAATTATTACACAAACAAAGTTACCTTTGACAATACCACAGCTTGTTTCAGCATTACCTTGTAAAAGTAACGAAGGAATCTTATATACAGGTATTCAaattattacacaaacattttgCTTGAAAATAGTAAGTAGAAAATAAATACTGTTCCTTAGATTATCAGAATTCTAACAGACTGAATATCtgcaaaaaatgtatattttaaacaCCATTACTTGACAAAGGAATAATTGAAACCCTTACTGTATACCCATTTAGGATGAACTTGACTGTAAAATAAAGGGGAAGCAACTCTATGTTAACAGTTTTTcagttttaacttttaaattttttaccaAAGTGATTTAAAAAAGAATCAGTATATTGAATTACTCTTTCTTATTTAGGACACAAAAAGGATGTATGGATAGCTGTAGACCCTGTCACAGGAGAAAAGATTCGTACTTTATCTATGGATGGTACACAGAAAGTCTGTCCATCTGATGCTGAAAATGTCATATATATTGGAAGATCAGGTAggttgtttcaaaataaatactaaataaacagttcacaaaactaaatacaaaaaaatcattgaaaaatacTACTCATCTCATTTGGTTTATAACTTGGAAATAAATTAATATGAAGATACatttaaaataactttaaaaagatTTCTTTTTCACGATTTTAGGAGCTAGATAATGACTCGTATAAATCTCCCTTTTGgaccaattaaaaaaatacagataGAGATGAATTTTACAGGAATGTGGGTGCTTCTTTGATAGTTAAGTTGAGACCTGccttcatattataaaaaaataaagtatttctGGCCTCAGAGAAATTTGTAtacgcctgtcaaaattttgacgggacgtattatggtatacaaatgtctggcgttcattcgtctgtccgtccgtccgtctatcaGGATTTTAGAGGTATTGCGGGGGCTGGTTTTTCACATGTTGCGCCATATCTCATAAACGATTCaaaattattgcttaaaactttacacacttcttagttatattaatctaaagatctacatactttttggtgatgattcaaaattttattttagagttattgagttttttgtaaaaaaaggtttttttcacatgtcaaaccgtatctcagaaactatttatgattattgcataaaacttctcaCACAAGACGAAGGGTgtatcatgtgctcatggcgcagctgtttattaattaAGTTATCACACTACCATGTATCTtattaaaagatatgaaaacaggccttcggcttttgtctgctctatggtcgttttgttgtctctttgacacattccccacttccattctcaattttattaagtatgGATCTCTATTTTTAAATTAGatggcaataaaaaaaatattttgtttcccttatttttctctattctttatttttttgcccTTTTTTCTCACATTTGACCTACTTTTCCCTTTTTGTTAACCTCATCCTGCCTCTCATTCAGTTTGATCTGTTAATGTATAGCTATAAATGATTTACATGTTATTTTAATCACTTTCAGAGTATACAATTACTATGTTTGACAGTAAAACTGGACATAAAAGGTAAGGATAAGTTAAGCATAAAATTTGTCATATTTAATTGAtaattacagattttttttacttatattgataaaatatattaaattcaaATAGTGAATTAAGGCCTTTAAGAATCCTGTCGATAGAGTCTAATAAAATGGATgccttggtatataaaaaagaagatgtggtatgattgccaattatgCAGGGTTGTCAATTAATGCaacattacatgtattaaaaaaataaaataccagtTAATGACAACAACACTCCAAGAGTCTGCAGACTATTAAAGTGTTGTCATATATTGATATGGCAATTAAAGTATACCATGAAAATATCATTGGTTGCAGATTTTAGCTAAGAACATTGAACAGGAAAACAAATGAAAGCATGAAAGCTAAGactactgaaatgtttttaatcatTAAGTACTTTCTGTAATCTTGAGCAGGACAGAAAGTACTTGATGTCTGTGATACGTCCTATATTGACTCTGATAAAGAAAAATGACTTGTGGAAAATTTAAAATCAGTTGtggaaatttttttaaaagatgctCGGCTATATTAAATTACCTATAAATAATACCAATATAAGTTACAAGTCAGTGACATCAATACAGCTACAAATagattcaaataataaaaaaaatcaggatggTTTTCCAAATACAGTTAATTAAGGTATTCTAAGTGTTTAGTTTTAATTCTCTTTGCATACTTGATTTGACTGATCAAGTGAGTTTTCTCATCACtatgtttttcttcttttcagGTGGAATGCCACATTTACAGATTATTCTACAAACGTAGCAAACAAGGATAGTAAAGATTATGGTATGAAGTGTTATCAGTAAAATCAACTTACTGTGGATTAAtatatttttgtgggtaccaactttcgtggattaagaaaagCTTGCATTTTcaaagatatttgatttcatcgTTTTGCCAATTTCTGCATATAAAGCCTATAGAATATTTGTTAttagttgaacatttgaatttgtggttcatctgtagccacgaaaattggtacctgACAAacattaatgaatccacagtattagtTATTTTGGTAGTTTTCATGCATTCAAATGGCATTTCTCTTTAATGTGTCAGCTAAATTATTCCAAATTCATAACCACATAGAGTGAAAAGGCTTTTCTTACGCATCCTAAAATAAAGTCAAACTCTTAGTCATTTTTATGACAGGAATTACATTTGACTGTCTGTTAGGATTGAGCATATTATGTCATTGACTGTTTGAATTTGATGTCGTGCATTACTTTATCACATTAGAAAGTATATCTTAACCTGTTATAATGTTTAAAAATCATGTgaaagtaaaataattaaaactgtgAAATAACCACAATGTGGTCAGCCACTGACATTGTAAATCAATAATACCAATGACAGCAAGGTGTATCATATTTTAATGAATAGTCACATCCATATATGATTTTCATTTTATGTGTTTTCATATTTCATTCTCAtgaaagttttatatattttcagatttCAAACATTTATCATCCAGTTCAAATGGAATGAGTGTAACCCTAGATTCCAAATCTGGTAAATTTCCTTAAATTGATATTTTACGTTGATTTCAAGAGgatttttattctaattttttttatacaactggTCGTAGATTGGTATGATGTGGCGTCGGCGCcgttgtccgaagacatttggttttcacactataacttgagtataagtaaatagaaatctatgaaatttaaacacaaggtttatgaccataaaaggaaggttgggattgattttggggatttcggtcccaacagtttaggaattaggggccaaaaagggcccaaataggCATTTATTTTGGTTTTCgctcaataactttagtataagaaaacagaaatctattaaattttaatataaggtttatgaccaaaaggaaggttgggattgattttggtagttttggtacaaacagtttaagaattagggaCCCAAAAaagtcccaaataagcatttttcttggcttttgcacaataactttagtataagtaaatagaaatctatgaaattttaacacaaggtttatgaccacaaaagggaggttgggattgattttgggagttttggtcccaacagtttaagaattaggggccaaaagggtccaaaattaaactttgtttgatttcataaaaaaaatgaattattttggttctttgatatgccaatctaaccgtgtatttagattcttaatttttggtcctgttatcaaattggtctacattcatgacattaaggtccaaagggtccaaaattaaacttagtttgattttaacaaaaattgaattcttggtgttctttgatatgctgaatctaaacatgtacttagacttttgattatgggcccagttttcaagttgatccaaatcggggtccaaaattaaactttgtttgatttcaacaaaaattaaatatatgggtttcttcaatatgctgaatctaaccatgtatttagatttttaatatttgggcccggttatcaaattggtccacattgaggtccaaagggtctaaaattgaacattatttgatttcatcaaaaattgaattcttggggttctttgatatgctgaatctaaccatgtatttagattttggatattggaccataataggtacatgtccaatttataaaaattttaagtttttaagtttaagttcttagaccacattcattctgtgtcagaaacctatgttatgtcaactatttaatcacaatccaaattcagagctgtatcaagcttgaatgttgtgtccatacttgccccaactgttcagggttcaacctctgtggtcatataaagctgcgccctgcagagcatctggttaaatgataaaatataaacgTATAAAAATAGTGATTAATGTGATTTCAGGAATAGCTGCAAAATTTACttgattttcatttaatatttataaaataagacTTATTGTATACTTCTATATGTTGGGAAACATTCATACATATAACACATgtgtaattatattttatatttctcttTTACAGGTGAAATCAAGTGGTTAAATAATTATAATTCTCCAGTAGTTGCTATGTATTCCTTATCTCCAGATGGTCTTCAGAAAATACCTTTCTATACCTTTGCTCCAGAGACATTGGAACATTTAACAGGGAAACTCACCTCTAGGTTATGGAaggaaaagtttttaaaacatggAGATCAGGAAGTATTCTAGTAAGCGAATTATGAGAATGTGATGGATTTGTATTTTCACCAAAGcagcaattttatatatatatatatatgtaggactcaaatctatgatGGGTTCCAAATCAATGGCAGATTCCTTATCTGTGGTAAATATGACGTCATGccattccaaatctatggcagattttttaaaCCCTTATCTATGGGAAGGTTTAtaatttcctaatctatggcggttttttgttgtttccaaatctatggcagattttgtGCAAACGTTGAACAAGgcagtacatgtacaagtaatgACTTGTCTTAAATAACTTCAATGTACGACAACCGGAgcatgtctataaacatttgtgaaataatcATTCCCTAATGGTCAACCAAATTGTAATGTCAACCATAAAATAGTGTAGAAGTGATATACATAATACAGAAATCAGGATTAATATGATCCTCCCCAGAAAAATAAGCATTTCTTAATCTGTGCATGCTACCGGTTTAATCCATTTATTAAAACAACTAGTAAAAAGGAATTCCATTGACAAACAAGAcagcagttaaaaaaaaaattaaacagtttgacttttcacataatatttattttagcgTTAATTAATCTGTTTTAACTGGTGACGATTTAAGTCAAGGTGGTATCCTGTAATTTCATTTTCTAAGTTTAAATACTTTGCCATGCAGCCATGGATGCTAAAATACTAATATACAATGTAACATGCAGCCGTAGATGCTAAAATATCAATATACAATGTAACATGCAGCTGTTGATGCTAAAATATCAATATACAATGTAACTCCATTCCAAAATATCCCCTACTTAAAACAGCTGTTCCTTTCTTCATTGCGGGATTCGGATGGTGCATTACATAATTATTGTCCCTTCTATGGATAAAAGATAACATCTTTCTTTAAACCATCATCTAATTGTTCTAGAGGGAAAACACTTTTTAACACAGGACATCAGAAATGTTTGGAAGGCCAACAACTTTGCTGAAGTCGGCGACAACTAATATGGCGTATTTTTTATTGTGGAAAATAACGTAATTctaaaatctgccatagatttgatttgtttgGTGTTTGTTACGTcatatttaccatagattaggaattttccatagatttggaacccgccatagatttgagtcctacatatatacacaTTCTAACatgattttacaaaattattggCAGCAAAAAATGAGATGGTAAAATCTATTTGTTATTCAAATATAACTAtaagattttaatataaaattaatggaGTTGATAATTCTAAGCTGTATTTCTTGTGTCCAATTCTTTTGTCATAATAAAACTTGTTTCAACTTTTCAATATTACTAAGGGGCCTAGGTGGCCAAGTTGTCTAAGTTGTGCAATACTGAATCATTAGCCAGTCTACACTGAAGTTGTGAGATAAATTCCCAAAAGgggcaggtgcactcgactcaaaTCTTGATTGACTAGGACTGTCAGTTTTATACCAAAGGTGGTAGTACTCTCTGGGCACTCCAGtatcctccaccaataaaaactgaccaccaccAAATAGCACAATACTGTTGAAAGTGGCTAATATCACCAATCAGTCAGTCAAATATGACTCTGATAGATTCTCTAAAACGATTGtttacatttctttttcattCATCTCCAAGCACTTCTGCTTATAGAAATACATTGttaccagggcttccaaaaaatatttgagccagccggacatttcatatctgatcccgattttaatccctgaagactaagtcacaaaaggcaattatggtaatcagatggcaattccaatgattgacattacattaaaataactttactttgatatgatatgaatttgatgttcggatgtaactgttaaattggcagtgcatcattcaaagtgtgcacatcatcgtgctcatatctgccttaGACTTTATTTGTGgaaaatgacattgtcaaaaactttactttcattttcacatTGTTCTAACcagatgttgacttgacaatggtaaaacatggaccataaacggatacgtCAAATCTGTGTACGTTTACAAAGCACGACTGAGAGCCacattatttcttcaacaaaatacttgaaatgaatgttagatacaggtatcaatgataattttagcatttttgaagaaatgtagcACACTTGTTCTAGTTCATACGatgtagttctgacgatttttcatttaaaacctttttaaatttttcatcaaatcatgttgataaactaatttctaataattttaatcttttggactaaatcaattagatacaaaccgctgaaatgtaagaaaataattgtgaataaaccgatcaatttatacgatgtccggtactgaacatagttcacctgtcacctgaacaggtagatttcagctgtccaactactaattagccttgattaaaattagaaagtattgaagtaggggttgttttgatagtaattaatcatcatgtcacatttatgaccggaaatgtgttgatgttaaaggcaaaaggttgggtcaaaaagatcgtgaattatgtaaaaatgaccgaaaaagccttgaaaactaataAGTGTAtaaccgtttcatgctttgcccagccggacttttaccggacattatacaaatgaccggaagatatgaccgttttggaagccctgattGTTACTTATAATTAGTGATGATTAATATATAttgtgattatttattttcagccCTACATTATATGTTGGAGAATATGAACATGGATTTTATGCCTTAGGATCTCTAGTGGATGAGACAACTGTAGCAGTTGCAGTAAGTTTGAAATTATGTCCcctgaatagttttttttcaaatattcatttagAAAGTTTTGCATGCATATTTGTATTAGTGGTAAGGAATAGTACATGTTTGTTATTACTTGACACTTGAAATAGAAACAAGAGAACAAATTAAACAGGTGGAATTATCAACAACAACAAtgctttattttaagagggttcacagttagctatataactaatcttccctgagtcCCTTATCAATGCTTAGAAAAGGAAGCTATTGTAGACAAAAGATGACAAaagcaaaaaacaattatttttatcctttttgtgTCATCTATTGTGGATGTGTTTTTAGGAACTTCAGACATATAACtcgaataaaatattatttttgaaagtgATTGAATCTAAATCTAgcctaaaatatgaaaatataaaaaaaccatTTGAAGTGTTTTAAAGGTTGAGAAGTGTGGTAAACTCAAACATGTGTATATCAAAATTGTGTATCCCACTTGcttatttgttattatattaattccaatttcaaacacatcaaaactGTATGCATAGGTTGGGAGAGGTGTTTTAAAGAAGTGTTGACATCAGATCCGACTAGTTTCAAGAATATAAAAAAGGTTGaggtcataaaaaaaaattgtcagtaaACACCAAAactagaaaatattaaaataattctctacctttttcattgatatttcagCCAAAAAATCAAGGACCATTACTTCTTGAGGGACCAAAGTTACCTCCAAAGAAAGGGTCCAGTCGTGAGGAAACTTCTACAGCCTCAACCAAACGCAGAGAACACTCTTACATGATGTTAGGTGAGAAGTAAACTCAAATATAAGTATGTGTCAGCtttacctttttagctcacctggcctaaaaggccatgtgagcttttctcatcacttggcgtccgtcgtcgtcgtcgtcgttaacaatttttcaaacatcttctcctctgaaactactgaatggatttgtagttttttttagattatcctgcacaaagtgtgtgcttcgatttttgatccgtcaaaaaacattgccgccgttacttaaaatagaacataggggtcaaatgcagtttttggcttatatctcaaaaacgaaagcatttagagcaaatctgacacggggtaaaaatgttcattagggtaagatctatcagccctgaaattttcagatgaatcaaacaaaccattgttgggttgctgccacttaattggtaattttaaggaaattttgcagtttttggtcattatcttgaatattattatagataaagataaactgtaaacagcaaaaatgatcagcaaagtaagatctacaaataagttaatatgaccaaaattgtcaattgaccccttaaggggttattgtcctttaatgacaatttttcacaatttgttcatcacatttgctaactttaaaaaatcttctcctctgaaactactgaatggatttggatgaaacttagcgtgattgttccttagattatcctgcacaaagtgtgtgcttcgatttttgatccgtcaaaaaacatggccgctgttacttaaaatagaacataggggtcaaatgcagtttttggcttatatctcaaaaacgaaagcatttagagcaaatctgacagggggtaaaaatgttcattaggtcaagatctatcagccctgaaattttcagataaatcaaacaaaccattgttgggttgctgccacttaattggtaattttaaggaaattttgcagtttttggtcattatcttgaatattattatagataaagataaactgtaaacagcaaaaatgatcagcaaagtaagatctacaaataagttaaaatgacctaaattgtcaattgaccccttaaggggttattgtcctttaatgacaatttttcacaatttgttcatcatatttgctaactttaaaaaatcttctcctctaaaactacttaaCCAAATTCAatcaaacttcaactgaatgatcagtagggtgtataaaataaagtttgtgctttattttttatttcgtcaaaaaacatggccgtcatggctaaaaatagaacacagggtaaaatgcagtttttggcttatatctcaaaaactccagcatttagagcaaataagacaagaagttaaagtatttattaggtcaaggtctacctgtcctgaaattttcagccgaattgggtaactggtttttcaggtataatgcccctgaattgatgattttaaagaaattttgcagtttttggttattatcttgaatattattatagatacagataaactgttaatagcaaaaatgttaagcaaagtaagatctacaaataagtcaatttgaccaaaattgtcaattgaccccttaaggagttattgccctttaaagacttttttcacaatttgttcatcatgttgacttactttaaaaaatcttctcctttgaaactgctgtatcaatttcagccaaacttaggctaaatgagttacagagtatctagtataaattttatatttcatttccttgtatatcagaaacatagctcctatggctaaaatagaacataggagaaaatgattttttttttgcttttgaagaaaataggacgattcaaagaacatttaaataaattgaaaagccaaaataatcattgatgagaaaaaattaaggtgagcgattcaggctctggagagcctcttgtttctgaCACAGATCCACATGTCAGAAAGGTTCATTAATAAAATCTAAGACCTGCTGAAACATGGTTACACTGTAAGAGTTCTAGATCAgatattaataaataatataaatgagaTACTAGATTAACAATACCCAATTAAATGATAGGAGGAggtattttaatactttattttgattaaatatttttgcCTATGATGGCTTTTTGATCTCTCATCTGTGTGTCTGTCTATTAATTCTTCCGTTTGATGTCCCTCATCAGGTTAAAATTTTGGTTGAAAGTAGTTTACTATGATGTTGttgtcacatcaacttgaaacttagtaaacatgtatTTGATGCatactttaaaaaaagtcaaCTTAGGGTTTTTTAAACTGCATATTGAAATAAGATTAAGTGAAAGGGGCATGGAGTTTTTTGgaaaatttcttcttttagaatATCTTGAATggatgaaagaaaataaaaaaaatgttttctattGTAGGTCACCATGAGATTCCAGAAGAATCTAGCAACAAAATGTCACCTGCATTAGCAATAACTGACAAATCAAATAATGTGATCTTTCCAAATATTGACCCTGTTCCGGAACCTATAAAACCTAACATTACCACAACAGCTGACCAAGGGATATATCAATATATTGATGTCAAGGTTGTTAGTTCGGCAGCAGTCCTAATCATCACTGTTCTCATGGCATTCTATATGTTTACAAGGGTAAGTCAAGGTTGTTAGTTCGGCAGCAGTCCTAATCATCACTGTTCTTATGGCATTCTATATGTTCACAAGGGTAAGTTACAAGACATTGGGTTGAAACTACTCTTTAAATGGTTCAATCATTTTTAGGGTagtattttacaatttataatttgtacaaaaaagacAAGAAACATAATAAAGTATATTCTTCAATGTATTGATGGTTAGACAGACTGATAGAATTTTGTATAATCTGTCTGTGATGCTTAATTTCTTAATAGTCTTATGAATTCTAAAGATTTGAAGTATTTAAACTTATCTTTTGCAGAGAACAGAACAGTCTATTAAGATATTACTACAGAAACAATTAGAAGAACAAAAGTTAATGAGCCAAGAGCAAAAATCTGCTCAGACATCAATGCATAAAAGTGGAAGTTCTTCATCTGATTTATATGATGGTAAGTATACTGTACATTAATTATTTGTGTAGGAAACAATAATCTTTcaaacaattgtacacaaaaGTCATAAGATTTACTTCATATTTatacatacctgtcaacctgtgacaatgaaaatgcaggtcatga
This genomic window from Mytilus galloprovincialis chromosome 9, xbMytGall1.hap1.1, whole genome shotgun sequence contains:
- the LOC143045571 gene encoding serine/threonine-protein kinase/endoribonuclease IRE1-like, with amino-acid sequence MSKISTTILLFCLQITLLTPVCKANFLSLHDSLMFVSTLDGTLHAVSKTTGKTQWTLQEEPVIKVPVEVTAGKLSFLPDPKDGSLYALGDGMNGIKKLPFTIPQLVSASPCKSNEGILYTGHKKDVWIAVDPVTGEKIRTLSMDGTQKVCPSDAENVIYIGRSEYTITMFDSKTGHKRWNATFTDYSTNVANKDSKDYDFKHLSSSSNGMSVTLDSKSGEIKWLNNYNSPVVAMYSLSPDGLQKIPFYTFAPETLEHLTGKLTSRLWKEKFLKHGDQEVFYPTLYVGEYEHGFYALGSLVDETTVAVAPKNQGPLLLEGPKLPPKKGSSREETSTASTKRREHSYMMLGHHEIPEESSNKMSPALAITDKSNNVIFPNIDPVPEPIKPNITTTADQGIYQYIDVKVVSSAAVLIITVLMAFYMFTRRTEQSIKILLQKQLEEQKLMSQEQKSAQTSMHKSGSSSSDLYDAVPDGHVQVGKIVYNPKAVLGHGCEGTFVYKGRFENRPCAVKRLLPECFTFADREVELLRESDQHAHVIRYFCMESDNQFRYIALELCVATLQDYVEGKSQYSRTFDSLQLLHQAASGIAHLHSLGIVHRDIKPHNVLISQPDTGGNVKALISDFGLCKKLTAGRISFSRRSGAAGTEGWIAPEMLDEDKRTTCAVDMFSFGCVIYYVLTRGKHPFGDSLRRQSNILEGDYSLQSLPMTDFYVRRDLIDRLLCFEPSKRLCAKAILKHPLFWSRERQMAFFQDVSDRIEKETVDSEVLICLEEKGLEVVKFDWRKHISEELQNDLRKFRTYKGENIRDLLRAMRNKKHHYRELPEDLKRSLGAIPDQFVQYFTSRFPKLLIHTYNALRCCQYERIFQQYYYIE